Proteins encoded in a region of the Mycolicibacterium chitae genome:
- a CDS encoding cytochrome P450, with product MRERLHWLAMHGFVRAVSHAAAKRGDPQARLLADPTVRADPVAFCDELHQRGPLIRCRVNYLTPDHAVADTVLRSEDFRVNRLGTSLPAPLRWLEERTRAQTLHPLQPPSLLAVEPPEHTRYRKTVSSVFTARAVQSLRDRVEQTAGTLLDRLTAESGVVDVVDRYCAQLPVAVISDILGVPDDERARVLEFGELAAPSLDIGLTWPQYRRVQRGLDGFDAWLAGHLATLRRSGGDDLMSQLIRAADEGDQLDELELRATAGLVLAAGFETTVNLLGNGIRMLIEAPDQLETLRRNPDGWPNAVEEILRLDSPVQLTARFTTADTEVAGLPIGAGEMVVTYLAAANRDPKVFDDPHRFDVTRPNAARHLAFSGGRHFCLGAALARAEGEVGLRAFFDRFPDASIAGTGVRRDTRVLRGWSRLPVRLGTDRAHAGSR from the coding sequence GTGAGAGAACGCCTGCATTGGTTGGCGATGCACGGGTTCGTGCGGGCGGTGTCGCACGCGGCGGCCAAGCGCGGCGATCCGCAGGCCCGGCTGCTGGCCGACCCCACGGTCCGCGCGGACCCGGTCGCCTTCTGCGACGAGTTACACCAGCGCGGCCCGCTGATCCGGTGCCGGGTGAACTACCTGACGCCCGACCACGCCGTGGCCGATACGGTGCTGCGCTCCGAGGACTTCCGGGTCAACCGGCTGGGCACCAGCCTGCCGGCCCCGCTGCGCTGGCTCGAGGAACGCACCCGCGCCCAGACCCTGCACCCGTTGCAGCCGCCGTCGTTGCTGGCCGTCGAGCCGCCCGAGCACACCCGGTACCGCAAGACCGTGTCCTCGGTGTTCACCGCGCGCGCTGTGCAGAGCCTGCGCGACCGGGTCGAGCAGACCGCCGGCACCCTGCTGGACCGGCTGACCGCGGAGTCCGGTGTGGTCGACGTCGTCGACCGATACTGCGCGCAGCTGCCGGTCGCGGTGATCAGCGACATCCTCGGCGTGCCCGACGACGAGCGGGCCCGGGTCCTCGAATTCGGCGAGTTGGCCGCCCCGAGCCTGGACATCGGGCTGACCTGGCCGCAGTACCGCCGGGTCCAGCGCGGGCTCGACGGCTTCGACGCCTGGCTGGCCGGGCACCTGGCGACGTTGCGCCGCAGCGGCGGCGACGATCTGATGAGTCAGCTGATCCGTGCGGCCGACGAGGGCGACCAGCTCGACGAGCTGGAATTGCGCGCGACCGCCGGGCTGGTGCTGGCGGCGGGCTTCGAGACCACGGTCAACCTGTTGGGCAACGGGATTCGCATGCTGATCGAGGCGCCCGACCAACTCGAGACGCTGCGCCGCAACCCGGACGGCTGGCCGAACGCCGTCGAGGAGATCCTGCGGCTGGACTCGCCGGTGCAGCTCACGGCGCGGTTCACCACGGCCGACACCGAGGTGGCCGGGCTGCCGATTGGCGCGGGCGAGATGGTGGTGACCTACCTGGCCGCGGCCAACCGCGATCCCAAGGTCTTCGACGATCCGCACCGGTTCGACGTCACCCGCCCCAATGCCGCGCGACACCTGGCGTTCTCGGGCGGCCGGCACTTCTGTCTGGGTGCGGCGCTGGCCCGCGCGGAGGGCGAGGTGGGCCTGCGCGCGTTCTTCGACCGGTTCCCCGACGCGAGCATCGCGGGCACCGGGGTCCGGCGGGACACCCGCGTGCTGCGGGGCTGGTCCCGGCTGCCGGTCCGGTTGGGCACCGACCGGGCGCACGCGGGGTCCCGGTAG